The following are encoded together in the Terriglobales bacterium genome:
- a CDS encoding S9 family peptidase, producing MRSVRRFLPLLCVVCFFGASAPAQKHVPSFDEALSLKRVAAPRISPDGRYVVYSLTETNWKDNEYITRLWLADTKTGRSFQLTRGGKSTGNAQWSPDGRWIAFATERAAEPVIEPEKPDARSDAKPSDAAKKDDAKADTKSDGKPAARQIWVISPEGGEAWQLTKSEGEIQAWAWSKDSTRIAFVANPPKAKPAKDRKDKYADFEVYEKEYDQNQLFLVDVGEALAHNAPARAVQLTRDPDLNVNDFSWSPDSTRIVFSARKVPLLAFTDDSDIYLLDLAAGNKVSKIDALIGPDESPVFSPDGKQVAFETALSGKNYYYLNHHIAVVDVEKALAHPPDDIEQATDLTAAFDENANILDWGPDGIYFYALQKTASHVYRLDPRTRAITRLTQNDAAAHDSASFSRDFRTMAFTMSDAQNMLEIYVSPVASFAPKRLTAMSDQIANWTLGTNEVVSWKSGDGTVIEGILHKPADYDASRKYPLLLVIHGGPAGVSRPTLQPADRTYPIQAFLARGALVLEPNYRGSAGYGQRFRSLNVRNLGVGDMMDVMSGVDSLIARGIVDPAKLGAMGWSQGGYISAFLTTHTDRFKAISVGAGISNWVTYYVSTDITPFTRQYLKATPWDDPEIYAKTSPMTTIKQAKTPTLIQQGSNDKRVPVPDSFELYRGLQDQNVPSRLILYTGFGHGITKPRSNRAVLQANFDWFSHYLWNTEIPRNSALLGQSELPLEGGQPAVAAGGGENK from the coding sequence ATGCGTTCCGTCCGCCGGTTCCTGCCGCTGCTCTGCGTCGTTTGCTTCTTCGGTGCGTCTGCTCCGGCACAGAAGCATGTTCCCTCGTTCGACGAGGCGCTCTCGCTCAAGCGCGTGGCCGCGCCTCGCATCTCGCCCGACGGCCGCTACGTCGTGTACTCGCTGACCGAGACCAACTGGAAGGACAACGAGTACATCACGCGTCTTTGGCTGGCCGACACCAAGACCGGCCGTTCGTTCCAGCTCACGCGCGGCGGCAAAAGCACGGGCAACGCGCAGTGGTCGCCCGACGGGCGCTGGATCGCCTTCGCCACCGAGCGCGCGGCCGAGCCGGTGATCGAGCCGGAAAAGCCGGACGCCAGGTCAGACGCCAAGCCCAGCGACGCCGCGAAGAAGGACGACGCCAAGGCCGACACCAAGTCCGATGGCAAGCCCGCCGCCCGGCAGATCTGGGTCATCTCGCCGGAAGGCGGCGAGGCCTGGCAGCTCACCAAGTCCGAAGGCGAAATCCAGGCTTGGGCATGGTCGAAGGATTCCACCCGCATCGCCTTCGTCGCCAATCCGCCCAAGGCCAAGCCCGCGAAGGACCGCAAGGACAAGTACGCCGACTTCGAGGTCTACGAGAAGGAGTACGACCAGAACCAGCTCTTCCTGGTGGATGTAGGCGAGGCGCTGGCGCACAACGCGCCGGCGCGCGCCGTGCAGCTCACGCGCGATCCCGACCTGAACGTGAATGACTTCTCCTGGTCGCCTGACTCGACCCGCATCGTGTTCAGCGCCCGCAAGGTGCCGCTGCTGGCCTTCACCGACGACTCGGACATCTATCTGCTCGACCTCGCGGCCGGCAACAAGGTCAGCAAGATCGACGCACTGATCGGCCCCGACGAGTCGCCGGTGTTTTCGCCCGACGGCAAGCAGGTGGCGTTCGAGACGGCGCTCTCGGGCAAGAACTACTACTACCTGAACCACCACATCGCTGTGGTTGACGTGGAGAAGGCGCTGGCGCATCCGCCCGACGACATCGAGCAGGCCACCGACCTCACGGCCGCCTTCGACGAGAACGCCAACATTCTCGACTGGGGGCCGGACGGAATCTACTTCTACGCGCTACAGAAGACGGCGTCGCATGTTTACCGGCTGGACCCGCGCACGCGCGCCATCACGCGGCTCACGCAGAATGACGCCGCTGCGCACGATTCGGCCAGCTTCTCGCGCGACTTCAGGACGATGGCCTTCACCATGTCAGACGCGCAGAACATGCTGGAGATCTACGTCTCACCCGTTGCGAGCTTCGCTCCCAAGCGCCTGACGGCCATGAGCGACCAGATCGCCAACTGGACGCTGGGCACGAACGAAGTTGTTTCATGGAAGAGCGGCGACGGCACTGTGATCGAGGGCATCCTGCATAAGCCCGCCGATTACGACGCGTCGCGCAAGTATCCGCTGCTGTTGGTGATTCATGGCGGACCGGCGGGCGTTTCGCGGCCCACGCTGCAGCCCGCCGATCGCACTTATCCCATTCAGGCCTTTTTGGCGCGCGGTGCTCTGGTGCTGGAGCCGAACTACCGCGGCAGCGCCGGCTACGGACAGCGCTTCCGCTCGCTCAACGTCCGCAACCTCGGCGTGGGCGACATGATGGACGTGATGTCTGGCGTGGATTCACTGATCGCGCGCGGCATCGTGGACCCGGCGAAGCTCGGCGCCATGGGTTGGTCGCAGGGCGGATACATCTCGGCGTTCCTGACGACGCACACCGACCGCTTCAAGGCGATCTCGGTCGGCGCCGGCATCAGTAACTGGGTTACGTACTACGTGAGCACCGACATCACGCCGTTCACGCGTCAATATCTGAAGGCCACGCCGTGGGACGACCCGGAGATCTACGCCAAGACGTCGCCGATGACGACCATCAAGCAGGCCAAGACGCCGACGCTGATCCAGCAGGGCTCGAACGACAAGCGCGTGCCCGTGCCTGACAGCTTCGAACTCTACCGCGGCCTGCAGGACCAGAACGTGCCCTCGCGGCTCATCCTCTACACCGGCTTCGGACACGGCATCACCAAGCCGCGCAGCAACCGCGCCGTGCTGCAGGCGAATTTCGACTGGTTCTCGCATTACTTGTGGA